One window of the Nitrospira defluvii genome contains the following:
- a CDS encoding PA0069 family radical SAM protein, protein MRVVSNPPNRFESIQREELEPAARARVQLFEDDTQQILSRNESPDLPFRWSVNPYRGCFHACAYCYARPSHEYWGFGAGTDFESKIVVKRRAADLLRQAFEKPSWHGELVVFSGNTDCYQPVESTLGLTRACLEVCADYQNPVGIITKGTLLVRDLDLFQRLRDRASIRVYFSIGFADDDTARLVEPQAPSITARFEAMKLLSEAGIPTGISVAPIIPALNDKAIPELLARAKAAGATTATWSVLRLPGNVESVFLERMRDAFPDRVSKIVHRIQEVRGGAMSDARFFRRLQGAGTYWHCMEQLFELSRRRAGFMPDDQPVPQTFRRPQAQQSLYDGEGG, encoded by the coding sequence ATGAGGGTCGTTTCCAATCCGCCCAATCGGTTTGAGTCGATACAGCGTGAAGAGCTTGAGCCTGCTGCACGCGCACGCGTACAGTTGTTCGAGGACGACACGCAACAGATTCTCAGTCGCAATGAGAGCCCGGACCTGCCGTTCCGATGGAGTGTGAATCCTTATCGTGGCTGTTTCCATGCCTGCGCCTATTGCTATGCGCGCCCTTCACATGAGTATTGGGGGTTTGGGGCGGGTACCGACTTCGAATCAAAAATCGTGGTGAAACGGCGCGCGGCCGACCTGCTTCGTCAGGCGTTCGAAAAGCCATCCTGGCACGGCGAGTTGGTCGTGTTCTCCGGGAATACGGATTGTTATCAGCCCGTCGAGTCCACGCTCGGTCTCACTCGTGCCTGCCTCGAAGTCTGTGCGGACTATCAGAACCCGGTCGGAATCATCACGAAAGGGACCCTGCTGGTTCGCGATCTCGACCTATTCCAGCGCCTGCGCGACCGGGCTTCGATTCGTGTCTACTTCAGCATTGGCTTCGCCGATGACGACACGGCGCGCCTGGTGGAGCCTCAGGCGCCCAGCATCACCGCGCGATTTGAGGCGATGAAACTGCTGTCTGAGGCGGGTATTCCCACCGGGATTTCCGTGGCGCCGATCATTCCAGCACTGAACGACAAAGCCATTCCAGAGTTGTTGGCGCGTGCGAAAGCCGCGGGGGCAACGACTGCGACCTGGAGTGTGTTGCGATTGCCCGGCAACGTCGAGTCGGTGTTTCTTGAACGGATGCGTGACGCGTTTCCAGATCGGGTCTCAAAAATTGTCCACCGCATTCAAGAGGTGCGTGGCGGGGCGATGAGCGATGCGAGGTTTTTTCGTCGCCTGCAAGGGGCCGGCACGTATTGGCATTGCATGGAACAGCTGTTTGAGCTCAGTCGGCGACGTGCTGGGTTTATGCCGGACGACCAGCCTGTGCCGCAGACCTTCCGCCGCCCACAGGCGCAACAATCTTTATATGATGGGGAGGGAGGGTGA
- a CDS encoding rhodanese-like domain-containing protein, with protein sequence MKHNPGFLKRVDAARAQVRECSVSEVKARLDRAESFHFVDVREDREFAEDHAVGAIHIGRGVIERDIETILPDKTQPIVLYCGGGYRSVLAAESLGQMGYTDVVSMDGGIKAWRAAGYPIEKDTSR encoded by the coding sequence GTGAAGCACAATCCGGGCTTTCTGAAACGTGTGGACGCAGCACGCGCGCAGGTTCGGGAATGTAGCGTGTCGGAAGTGAAGGCCAGGCTGGATCGGGCCGAATCGTTTCACTTCGTGGATGTTCGAGAGGATCGCGAATTTGCCGAGGACCACGCCGTGGGGGCTATTCATATCGGAAGGGGGGTCATCGAGCGAGACATTGAGACCATTCTTCCCGACAAAACACAGCCGATCGTGCTGTATTGCGGAGGTGGGTATCGTTCGGTGCTGGCGGCGGAGAGTCTGGGCCAGATGGGGTATACCGACGTCGTCTCCATGGACGGGGGAATCAAGGCTTGGCGCGCGGCCGGTTATCCCATCGAAAAGGATACTTCGCGGTAG